From the Chthoniobacterales bacterium genome, one window contains:
- a CDS encoding ABC transporter ATP-binding protein, with protein sequence MKTVPRVFAYLRRYPWLALGTLSCAIVATGMVLVFPAVTKRVIDEVLVQHHPERLTPLILVAALAFLLQNGLNSL encoded by the coding sequence ATGAAAACCGTCCCGCGCGTCTTTGCCTATCTCCGCCGCTATCCCTGGCTGGCGTTGGGGACGTTGTCTTGCGCGATTGTGGCGACGGGGATGGTGCTGGTCTTTCCGGCGGTGACGAAGAGGGTAATCGATGAGGTGTTGGTCCAGCATCATCCGGAACGACTTACGCCGCTGATTCTGGTGGCGGCCCTGGCGTTCCTGCTTCAGAACGGGCTGAACTCGCT